A DNA window from Trypanosoma brucei brucei TREU927 chromosome 11 chr11_scaffold01 genomic scaffold, whole genome shotgun sequence contains the following coding sequences:
- a CDS encoding variant surface glycoprotein: MLQRASDNRSVPKALLIATAVAQLIIRHGSAESTQEAKQGDACSAAVYIMQLANSIDEQRSELINEISKANADLLQLETALALPQWNTKPTALTPLIGLVLAEQQKLISRLATCNKAAADAARSANIQAGRNWAVAELAEITTASSAGTAASTLSAGGKVQDTATFETIHGDTCTNKEAGSIAKAATGVAISALKTLTLFKLKEHSTPGNRQICLGHCDGQGKACTAQAARHKTKTQSKKFLEEDTRDTIDMQASAHSQPEKASEEENGKTYLKAHKRHLNWRLYNFNLNKPCKATYTSLDKAATTQTNEPLRRSVLAVVKGPNEKYDTDSKEQQKVINTFIESNYGKEESDFKEKVWNKIREPDFSCSIGSKDFKGKITAITTSDHITIAIGASGYTAPTSKECKETSLQAKPTPEKCQEETEKSKCTADKDCEHSDGKCKLKEGVKAENDAKPTNTTGNNSFVINEAPLLLADLFILLGF, from the coding sequence ATGCTGCAACGCGCAAGCGACAACCGAAGTGTGCCAAAAGCCTTACTAATAGCCACAGCGGTGGCACAACTAATTATAAGACACGGCAGCGCAGAAAGCACCCAAGAAGCCAAACAGGGAGATGCCTGCAGTGCCGCGGTTTACATAATGCAGCTAGCAAATTCGATAGACGAACAACGGAGCGAACTCATCAACGAAATATCAAAAGCCAACGCAGACCTGCTTCAACTAGAAACGGCACTAGCACTGCCTCAATGGAACACGAAACCAACTGCGTTGACCCCGCTGATAGGCCTAGTACTAGCGGAGCAGCAGAAGCTGATTTCAAGACTCGCAACATGCAACAAAGCGGCGGCCGACGCGGCACGCTCAGCCAATATCCAAGCAGGCAGAAACTGGGCAGTGGCAGAACTAGCAGAAATTACAACGGCTTCGTCTGCAGGAACGGCAGCAAGCACGTTAAGCGCCGGCGGAAAGGTACAAGATACGGCGACATTCGAGACAATACACGGAGATACGTGCACTAACAAAGAAGCCGGCAGCatagcaaaagcagcaacgggTGTAGCCATATCAGCACTCAAGACGCTAACCCTCTTCAAACTAAAAGAACACTCGACACCTGGCAACCGGCAGATTTGCCTAGGGCACTGCGACGGCCAGGGGAAAGCGTGCACGGCACAAGCGGCAAGGCACAAAACCAAGACTCAAAGCAAGAAATTTCTCGAAGAAGACACAAGAGACACGATCGATATGCAAGCATCAGCCCACAGCCAACCAGAGAAGGCAAGCGAGGAAGAAAACGGGAAAACGTATCTCAAAGCCCACAAGCGCCACCTTAACTGGCGTCTATACAACTTCAACCTAAACAAGCCCTGCAAAGCAACGTACACAAGCCTAGACAAAGCGGCCACGACACAAACGAATGAGCCACTACGGCGCAGTGTACTAGCAGTCGTAAAAGGCCCGAACGAAAAATACGACACGGACAGCAAAGAGCAGCAGAAAGTAATCAATACCTTTATCGAATCAAACTACGGCAAAGAAGAAAGCGActttaaagaaaaggtatggaataaaataagagaacCTGATTTTTCTTGCAGTATAGGAAGCAAAGACTTCAAAGGCAAGATTACCGCTATCACAACTAGTGATCATATAACAATAGCAATTGGAGCAAGTGGATATACAGCTCCAACAAGCAAAGAGTGCAAAGAAACATCCCTACAAGCTAAACCAACACCAGAAAAATGccaagaagaaacagaaaaaagtaaatgtaCAGCAGATAAAGATTGCGAACACAGCGATGGCAAATGCAAACTTAAAGAGGGAGTGAAAGCGGAAAATGATGCCAAACCTACAAATACCACAGGAAACAACTCATTTGTCATTAATgaggcccctcttttgcttgcggATTTGTTTATATTGCTAGGTTTCTAA
- a CDS encoding variant surface glycoprotein (GPI-Anchor Signal predicted for Tb11.38.0005 by DGPI v2.04 with cleavage site probability 1.1019999 near 488), producing the protein MTPQATALLALALTAEQARGNIPAGANEQEFGALCAIVDLSRSDITINQFPDQTAALEGAVLALNMSLADESWQKRFSKDGAKKEWIKELPAGTADPGHWKKSWPKWAAAAARLADQGTAAEIKSSGFETLNPIERAGAKASVAQIAAEAQFLTQQIAEKENVGKKHTAATVKAALNEAIYGVKQEAPPDFEPTRNYDGLNTQAREAICVGLGSEAKTTTIAGAIYCICGQDNAQAEKVCARNQADTHKWTSITNAMTKDGFEEIVKHCAGPAKTHLTSSLLMGLITKIKNLIRRVGANAYMGALKTGSSCNGDKTQGICIKYAGYDGTPTKDFAAIPWAQKLLALHDDLRQQEKAIAEATALEQQLAVAKNKAYAAALLQKTAPPTAGQTSSDNVNRKGDQGTQPTNKCNQIVTEETCNKENECSYEKESDGTKRCKYNATKATANGVPVTQPQKGPAKTTENKCKWKPEKDFKSPDCKWDGKECKNSSIIANKQFAMIVSAFVAMVF; encoded by the coding sequence ATGACGCCCCAAGCGACGGCGCTGCTGGCCTTAGCACTAACGGCAGAGCAAGCAAGAGGCAACATACCGGCAGGAGCAAACGAGCAGGAATTTGGTGCATTGTGCGCTATTGTCGATCTTTCACGATCGGACATAACCATTAACCAATTTCCGGATCAGACAGCTGCCCTAGAAGGGGCCGTTCTAGCCCTTAACATGAGCTTAGCAGATGAGTCGTGGCAGAAGCGGTTCAGTAAGGACGGGGCGAAAAAAGAGTGGATAAAAGAGCTTCCGGCAGGCACAGCAGACCCTGGCCACTGGAAAAAAAGTTGGCCAAAGTGGGCCGCCGCCGCGGCCAGGTTAGCCGACCAAGGAACGGCAGCAGAGATAAAAAGCAGCGGCTTCGAAACCTTAAACCCAATAGAAAGGGCAGGGGCCAAAGCAAGTGTAGCACAAATagcagcagaagcacaaTTCCTAACACAACAAATCGCCGAAAAAGAGAACGTAGGCAAAAAGCATACAGCGGCCACCGTTAAAGCGGCGCTAAACGAAGCTATATACGGCGTCAAACAAGAGGCACCACCAGACTTTGAGCCAACGAGAAACTATGACGGTCTGAACACACAAGCAAGGGAAGCGATCTGCGTCGGGCTAGGCAGCGAagctaaaacaacaacaatcgcAGGCGCTATTTACTGTATCTGCGGCCAAGACAACGCCCAAGCAGAAAAAGTGTGCGCAAGAAACCAGGCAGATACTCACAAGTGGACATCGATCACCAACGCCATGACCAAGGACGGATTCGAGGAAATAGTAAAGCACTGCGCCGGCCCAGCAAAAACGCACCTAACATCCAGCCTATTAATGGGTCTCATAACCAAGATCAAAAACCTAATAAGAAGAGTAGGCGCCAACGCCTACATGGGGGCTCTCAAaacaggaagcagctgcaacggCGACAAAACACAAGGAATATGCATAAAGTACGCTGGCTATGACGGGACGCCCACCAAGGATTTTGCGGCGATCCCCTGGGCCCAGAAGTTGCTAGCTCTCCACGACGATCTGCGCCAGCAAGAAAAAGCAATCGCAGAAGCGACGGCACTCGAACagcaacttgctgtggcCAAAAATAAAGCCTATGCGGCAGCACTGCTACAGAAGACCGCACCTCCAACAGCCGGTCAGACAAGCAGCGACAATGTCAACCGCAAAGGCGACCAGGGGACTCAGCCGACTAACAAATGCAATCAAATAGTTACGGAAGAGACatgcaacaaagaaaatgaatgcagttatgaaaaagaaagcgatgGTACAAAAAGGTGCAAATATAATGCAACGAAAGCCACAGCAAATGGTGTCCCTGTAACACAACCTCAAAAAGGACCGGctaaaacaacagaaaataaatgtaaATGGAAACCGGAGAAAGATTTCAAATCTCCTGACTGTAAATGGGATGGAAAAGAGTGCAAAAATTCCTCTATTatagcaaacaaacaattcgcCATGATTGTTTCTGCATTTGTGGCCATGGTTTTCTAA